ACGGTTACCAAAGATTCGTGTTCCTATTCTTAAAAGAGTTGCTCCTTCTTCTATAGCTATTTTGTAATCGTTAGTCATCCCCATAGATAGTTCCTTTATTGAAGGGTATTTTTTATTTAGGTTGTCTCTAAGTTCCCTTAAGCTTCGAAAGACGTTTCTTATAACATTTGCGTTGTCAGTGTAAGGAGCCATCGTCATTAAACCGATTATTTTAATATTTTTAAAAGATATTGCATCTTGTAAAAAAGCATCTACTTGGTTTGGAATGAGTCCAGCTTTGGATCTTTCGCCAGATATGTTAATTTCTAAAAGTACTTTTTGTGTCTTATTTATTTCTTCAGCTCTTTTTTGAATTTCCTCTATTTCTTTCATTCTCCAAACTGAATGTATGTATTCTGCGATAGGGACGATGTATTTTATTTTATTGGTTTGTATCCTGCCTATAAAATGCCATACAATGTCAAAGTTTTTTAGCTCTTCATATTTTTCCCTTAATTCCTGAGCACGATTTTCTCCAAAATCATTGTGGTCTTCGTTGTATAATGTTTTTATGTATTCACTTGGAAAATTCTTTGAAACAGCAACCAATTTTATAGAGTTCGTATCTCTACCTGATTTTTCCGCAACTTCTTGTATCTCATTTATCAAGGTGTGATAATTTTCTATTAGAAAATTATTCATTAAGTTCACTCCACAAACTAATATTTTGATTGGAAGGTTTATGGGTGTAATTCAATTTTTGATAAGCTTTTTCAGTTGCTACCCTTCCACGAGGGGTTCTGATAATGAAACCTGATTGTAATAGAAATGGTTCGTAGACCTCGCTAATTGAATCGGGCTCTATTCCAATCGAAGAAGCTAGAGCATTTATACCTACCGGGCCACCTTCATAGTTTTCTATTATAGTTTTAAGAATTTTTCGATCCATTTTATCAAGTCCATCTTCATCCATTTCTAATAATTTCATTGTGTTGTTCACGTCTTCTGTTTCTATGAGGTTTTTCCCAGAAACTTGGACATAATCCCTAGCTCTTCTCAAGAGTCTGTTGGCGATTCTGGGAGTTCCTCTGGATCTTTGGGCTAAAATAAGGGAGGCATCATCTTTTATCTTTATATTTAGTATGTCTGCACTTCTTTTTATGATTAAGTTGAGATCTTTTGATGAATAGAAATCAACTTCCAAAATTATCCCAAATCTACTTCTCAAAGGAGGAGCGATGAGCCCTAATCTCGTAGTGGCTCCTACCAACGTAAAAGGTTGTAAGTCAATTCTTATAGAACGTGCGGAAGGCCCTTTCCCTATAACAATGTCAAGTTGAAAATCCTCCATAGCTGAGTACAAGATTTCTTCAACGGTTCTGTTCAGTCTGTGAATTTCGTCTATGAATAGTACGTCACCATTTTCTAAGTTGGTTAAAATGGCAGCGAGATCTCCTGCTTTTTCGATAACAGGACCGCTTGTAATTTGTAAATTAGCCCCTAGCTCGTTTGAAATTACATAAGCTAGAGTTGTTTTACCTAAACCGGGTGGACCTGCTAAAATTACATGGTCCATCGCTTCCTTTCTTATTTTAGCCGCTTCGATTGCGACTTTTAGCTTCTTTTTTATGTTTTCTTGGCCAATAAATTCATTCAAATAATTTGGCCTTAATTTCTTTGATCCTGTATCCTCTCCAATAAAAGAAGGATCCAGTAACCTCTTTTGGTTTGTATTTTCTTTTTCGATCATCTTAATGACTCCTTAGAATCTTATGGATAAACTCTGTAAAGCGTTCTAGCAAAAGGTATAGCTTCTCTAATGTGTTCTAATCCACATATCCAAGCAACGGTTCTTTCAATGCCTAAACCAAAACCACTGTGTGGAACGCTACCAAATTTTCGCAAATCTATGTACCATTGGTATTGGTCCAAAGGAAGATTGAATTCTTTCAATCTGTCTATTAAGATGGATTCTTCCCATATTCTTTCGGAAGCCCCTATTATTTCACCATAACCTTCGGGGGCAAGTAAGTCATCACAAAGTACAACATCAGGATTATTTTCATCAGGTTGCATATAAAAAGCCTTAACTTTTCGGGGATACTTTTCCACAAAGAGAGGTTTTTCGAATTGAGAAGCAAGTGCACTTTCTTCATCTGCACCGAAATCTTCTCCCCATTCTATTTGAAACCCTTTTTTCTTTAGAAAGCCAATCGCTTGTGTGTAAGTCATCCTTTCAAAAGGTGGTTGAATTTTTTGTAGTTTATTTGTATCCCTACCAATTTCTTTTAAATCATCCGAAGTGTTTTCTAATACTCTTTGGATTATGAAAGAAACTAAGCTTTCTTGTAATTTAATATTGTCTTCATGTTGGTAAAAAGCTACTTCAGCTTCATTCATCCAAAATTCGATTAAATGTCTTCTTGTTTTTGATTTTTCGGACCTAAAGGTAGGGCCTAGGTTGTACACTTTTCCAAAAGACATCGCCGCAGCTTCTAAATAAAGTTGACCGGTTTGTGCTAGATATACCTCTCCATAATCGAAATAGTCTAATTTGAAAGTGTTACCAGCAGATTCTCCTATAGAACCGGTAAATATGGGAGTGTCAATCAGAGTAAAATCATTTTTATTATAAAAATCTCTTATTGCCTTTAAAATTTCGTTTCTAATTTTTAAGATATGAAACTGTCTTCTGGATCTTATCCATAGATGTCTGTTTTCCATTAAAAAGTCTATTCCGTGGTCTTTTTTAGAAATAGGATAATCTTCAAGGGGTTCTTGTACTTTTTTGAAGGAAGTTATGTGTAATTCAACGTTTTCAGGAGATCTTTCGTCTTTTTTTATGGTTCCTTGCAAAATTACGCTACTTTCCATTTTTATTTTTCTGATGTTTTCAAAAGTTTCAGCATCAAAATTTTTCTTTTCGGCTATTCCTTGAATGAAACCTGTTCCATCCCTTAACTGTAAGAAAGCTATTTTGCCGCTACTTCTTTTGTTCCATACCCATCCCCGAAATTCAACTGTTTGATCGATGTGTTTTTTGAAGTCTTTTATATATACCCATTTTGGATCCATGCTTCCACCTCCATACGTTAAGGGGCTATGCCCCTTAAGATCCCCAAATTCAAAATCATTTAAAAATATAGTTTGCACACTTCAGCAAATAAGGGTAAACCCTTTAAGAACCCTAAATTCATATTTTTGTTTTAATAAATCTTTTTGCACAAGGCTGCAAAAGGGTAAACCCCTTAAAATCCCCAAAATCAAGTTCAAATTCAAAATCATTTAAAAACATAGTTTGCACACTTCAGCAAATAAGGGTAAACCATTTAAGAACCCTAAATTCATATTTTTGTTTTAATAAATCTTTTTGCACAAGGCTGCAAAAGGCTTCACCCCATAATGTTCTGTTTTAGCGTTCTTTCACCCCGCCCCCACCCATAAAGAAGTTGAAATAAGGGCTTTGCCCCGCTCGTTTATTGTTCCTTTAGTTTTGAATACTCTCTGGCAACTTCTGTAAAAAAGGTATCCAATTCTTCATTAACAATGAGAGCTATCTTTTCTTGAGGGAGGTACATTTCTGATGCTTCACCTTTGGTTACTACTATTATTTTTCCTTCAGTTAAGGATGGCAACATTGCCGCTGGTATAACTACAAGAGAAGATCCTAAAACTAAGACAAGATCCGAATTTCTCATCAATAATTCGGATTCCGTTAAGTATTTTACTGGTTCTCCAAAAAATACTATGTCTGGTTTTATTACTCCTCCACAGTTATCACATTTTGGTACTATTTCGTTGTTGATTTTCTCTAATATTTCTTCTTGAGGATACTCCTTATTACATTTTATGCAGTGATTTTCCCAGCATCCTCCATGAATCTCATAAACTTTTTTTGAACCAGATTTTTGGTGTAAAGAGTCGATGTTTTGGGTTACTATCCCTTTCAATTTTCCTTCCTTTTCAAGCTGAACTAAAAATTTATGAGTAAAAGTTGGTTCTGCCTTAGTTATGTATTCTAAAAATTTTTTGTGAAACTTATAAAACAGAGAAGGATCAGTATAGAAGTAATCTATATCGAAAATCCTTTCGGGATTTTCTATATTTGCTTGTGTATAAATACCGTTGGGACCTCTAAAATCGGGGATACCTGCGTTAGTAGACATCCCTGCACCACTTAAGACCGCAATGGAATTTGAGTTATAAATTAATTCTGCACATTTTTTTGCTGTTTCAGACATTTTTTCCTCCTTTCAGAAATTTCAAAAGTTCTTGGGCAGCTATTAAGGGACCTTCCTCCTCATAACCTTCTACACCGAGTTGTGTTCGTAGTATTCCAACTTTTACGTTACTATTTATTAGCGTTTTCATATATCTTCTAGCGATTTTTTCATGTTTTGCTCTTCTTTGAATTGCACCAAATGGATTTGCAAAGTAACTGTAGGTTAAACCTTTTTCTGCAGTTGTACCTTTTGCCATCCTCGCACCTTTGGAGAATACATCTAATGCCTTATCTACATCGTCAAAGAATTCAATTGGTAGTTTGTTTTCGTCAATTTTTTCATAGTTGTTGGCGTAAAAGAAATAATCAATTTTAGTAGGTTTAATAATGTCTTCGTAATTGGAGTATGGAACAATAACTCTGGCGTTGGTTATATTTGGATTCATAAAGATGCTTCTGTCCATAGCTGAGTAAGCATAACCCGGTTGTAAATCGTCGAGTCTGACGAATGCTCCGGTTTCTGTCCCATATGCAACTACTGTTCCATCTTCTAGAATATCTAATGATCCCATGTCATCTATCACTATATTTACTTCGGATACTTGTTTTCTGATTCTATTTAAGGCGTCTAATGTTTCAGATTTACCAGCGCCACTATCTCCCATAATCATTACGTTGAAACTTTTTCCATCTCTTAACTTTATTTCCGCTAATGCCCCATGGACTGGCAGCCTGTCTTCGTCTATAACTATTAAGTTGTGAATTGTCAATATCATTTTCTTCATATAACCAAAGTAATCTATAGAAGGATCATCTCCAACAAGTCCTACGTAAGTTCCATCATCTTCTTTATAGATAATGCCGTTGTAATCGTCTTCATTCTCAAAAAAGCTTTTATTCATACCGAAGAAGTATATACCATCAGGTCTTCTGTATTCTAAACTTTCAAAATCTGCAAACTCGAACAGATTTGCTAAACCTGTTGCCAATGCAAAGTATTCTTTGTAAACAGCAACAAATATTAATTTGTTATTAACATAGATGGGGAACACCAGCCAGTCTTGAGGATTATCTAAATGAATTTTATTTAATATCGGCCGATCAACAACTTTGAAAATTCCTCTTCTTTTATTTGAGTTTGTATAAAAGATAACGGGTGGTTCTAATACCACACTCCACACATATTCCAAGTTGTATAAAAAATCAGCATTGGGTATTTTAGTTTCTGCTTGAAATTTAGGTTGATCAACTATAAATTCTGCTTGAGCTCCACCGGGAAGTTGCCTCAGCACTTTCACCCTTCTGGCGGAAATATTGACAAGGATTTGTCTATATAATCCCAAGACTAAGCTTTTTAAATCTGAGTTGTTTTTAACTAAAGATATTTGTTTGTGAATCCTTGTCCTTGAGTTGTAACTGAAGGGGTCAGATTTTTTCATAAATCTGTGTTTTGAACGCCATAGGTTAAAGATATCTTCAACAAAGAGTGCTAAGGTTTCTCTGTATGAAGACAATTTTGGGAAACTAAAGTAAGAAGATTCATCTAAATGGTCTAAGCTGTTTATAGATAAAGCTAAGAGTAGTTGCCGAATTTGTTCTAAATCGTATCTTTCATGAACATTTTGTTTGCTCTTATCCACAAGAAATAATCGAAAAAAAGGATACAAAGCATTGTGTGTTTCTTGGGCATCTTCAATTAATTCTGAGATTATTTCTAGAAGAATGCTTGAATTTAGTATTTGAGATATGTTACTATAAGATACCTCCCCCGGTATCAATACCGTTCTTTCAAAACTCATTGTAACCCTCCCTTTTAAATACTTTTAGAGACTAATCATCTTCACCTAATATATCGCCAATAGTTTTCGAAACCTCTTTCAAACCTTCTTTAGTTTTTGAAGAGAAAGGTAAATATATATATTCACCATAAGATGAAAAACTATTTTTTATTTCTCCAAAAAGTTTAGCTTTTTCAGATTTCTTTAATTTATCCGATTTTGTTAAAATAAAGAAAAAAGGTATTCCTAGATCTTTTAGCCATTCGACCATAGTATAATCGAGTTTTTGAGGCATATGTCTATGATCAATAAGCAAAGAAACGGCATTTAAAGAAAATCTATTTTTAAAGTATTCATTCATTAATATGTTCCATCTTTCTTTTTCTTGTTTTGAAACATTCGCAAAACCATACCCAGGTAGATCAACGAAATAATATTTGTTATTCACCAAATAGTAATTGATGGATCTGGTTTTTCCTGGGGTAGAACTAACTTTTGCTATTTTTATGCCTAAAACGGCATTCAAAAAGCTTGATTTTCCAACATTGGACCTTCCGGCAAAGGCTATTTCTTTTTTATCGGCTGGTGGGAGATCTTCAATGTCGTAAACGGTTTTTATTAATTGAGCGTTGTATACTTTCAAGATGTCAATGGTCCTCCTCTAAAGTTCTTTGATTTCAACTTTTGCTTCGTTAGGGTCTATTATACCATAAGTTGCCTTCCCTGTCAGCCATCCAGAAAATTCTCCTGGGTTTAGTACAACGGAGTTACCGGTTTTTCTACTTACTATTTCATGAGTGTGACCAAAAAAGATGTAATCATAAATCCCTGAATTTTCAGCGGCGAGTAAAGAATAAGGTTCGTGCATGAGGAATATCTTTTTACCATCTTTTTCTATGGTGATTGGTCCGTTTTTTATCTTTTTATTAGATTTTTCATAAAGTAATAACTTTTCTCCGTCATTGTTACCAAAGGCACCATAAAAGTCGATGTCATCCAAGATTAGATACGGTAAAGTAAACGGAGAAACAAAGTCTCCACAATGGAAGATAGTATCGATATTGTATTCTTGAATTAAATCTGGGATCTTTTTAAGTTTATCCATGTTGTCGTGAGAGTCAGATAATATTAACCACATTAGATCACCCCTTAGTTACCACTTTTTGTTAATCCATCTGATATAAACGACCATTCCACCTTCAACGGATATTTCTATTTTATTTTCTATAGCTTCGTTACTGATGCCTAAGGATTTGAAATCAAAGATATCTTTTTTGTTCAATGGATATTTAAAGCCTTTAAGAGTAAGTCCTATAACAGGTTCTCCTATTCTCAAAATGGACCAACTTTCACCGATTTGAGCTTCTTCTTCTACTCTTTTATCTACTATACCAATTTTAACGTCTTCTTCAAGAATAACAGGATTTAGATCTATATACTCGGCAAGGAGGAAGATACTGGCTATTTCTTGATCAATGCGATTACCTAAAACCCCTGATAAAACAACGTTCTTATGGCTAGTTTCTTTCAAAAATATTAAAGCCAATTCAGTGTCGATCTCATCTTTTTCTTTAGAATAACTCAATATTTCAGTGCCGTTGTTTTTTGCCCACTGGAGGTCCTGTATAGAAGCAGAATCGAAATCTCCTATTAAGTAGTTTGGTGGTAAGTTTAATTTTTTAAAGATTTTGATTCCAGCATCACATGCGATTGTCAAGGTTGCCTTTTGTATCATTTTCTTATAAAATTCCAAAGAGCTTCTTTGCTCTGCTCCAGATATTATATAAACTATAGTTTGCTCGCCTCCCAATGGGATTTTAGGTTCATGAGTTTAATTGATGGATAGTCTTATATAGATTGTCTGCAATTATTTTTGGAGTTAAACAGTAGTTTGTGTACTCTAAGGATAGATCTCTTGCCGTTTTATATACGATATAGCTTCCAATTAGGCAAGCTTGCATAGTTGTTAAACCTTGAGCTATATAAGATCCGATAACTCCTGATAATAAATCTCCCGATCCTCCCTTGGCTAGACTTGAATTCCCTGTTATGTTGAAATATGTTTTTTCGCCGTTTGTTATCAAGGTAGTTGATGATTTGAATACGATGGTACAATTCAATTCTTTTGCGTACTCTTCCAAACTGAACACATCATTTTTAACGTTTTTATAAACCTTTGATAGTTCTCCCACATGAGGAGTTATAACAAAATTTTTGTTAAATTTTACATCTTTCTCTTTTAAAATTGATAGAGCATCTGCATCTAAAACGAACTTTTTGTCATCTTTGTAAGTGTTAACCAATTTTGTAACAAAACCTTTTGCCTTTTCAGATATGCCTGGACCCAAAACTATGACGTTAGATTTTTCGATTTCTTCCTTTAAATTGTCAACGTCTTTTTCTTCAAAATGTTCTTTTTTTAAGGACCTGTAGATTATAGATGGTTCAAGTGCTAAAACGTTTGACGAGTCACCCGGTGTGATTAGTTTTACCATACCGGCTCCTGTTCTTTGAGCCCCAATAGCTGAAAGGATAGGGGCACCAGGGTATTTTTCACTACCGGCAAGTATCAAAACCGTTCCAAATTTGTACTTGTAAGAATCTTCAGGTCTGTTTGGGAGTAAGTTCTTAACGGTATTCTCTAGTATTAGTTCCCTATTTATTGA
The window above is part of the Petrotoga olearia DSM 13574 genome. Proteins encoded here:
- the asnS gene encoding asparagine--tRNA ligase, encoding MDPKWVYIKDFKKHIDQTVEFRGWVWNKRSSGKIAFLQLRDGTGFIQGIAEKKNFDAETFENIRKIKMESSVILQGTIKKDERSPENVELHITSFKKVQEPLEDYPISKKDHGIDFLMENRHLWIRSRRQFHILKIRNEILKAIRDFYNKNDFTLIDTPIFTGSIGESAGNTFKLDYFDYGEVYLAQTGQLYLEAAAMSFGKVYNLGPTFRSEKSKTRRHLIEFWMNEAEVAFYQHEDNIKLQESLVSFIIQRVLENTSDDLKEIGRDTNKLQKIQPPFERMTYTQAIGFLKKKGFQIEWGEDFGADEESALASQFEKPLFVEKYPRKVKAFYMQPDENNPDVVLCDDLLAPEGYGEIIGASERIWEESILIDRLKEFNLPLDQYQWYIDLRKFGSVPHSGFGLGIERTVAWICGLEHIREAIPFARTLYRVYP
- a CDS encoding NAD(P)H-hydrate dehydratase, translated to MKILTSAEAKLIDKMTTEKGIASETLMEQAAFSVADIAETFEPTSVLCVVGKGNNGGDGVAAGRILKNRGYSVEILLVGGSSQGSLDFKKQLEVARKYEINIYRFGIDEINYSQYDLIIDGLIGIGLTGEVKGEVAQAITRINSSGSKVISIDVPSGISSDTGEVMGTAVEADQTVTFGFLKIGQLLYPAREYCGEIKVAPLSFDNSLINSINRELILENTVKNLLPNRPEDSYKYKFGTVLILAGSEKYPGAPILSAIGAQRTGAGMVKLITPGDSSNVLALEPSIIYRSLKKEHFEEKDVDNLKEEIEKSNVIVLGPGISEKAKGFVTKLVNTYKDDKKFVLDADALSILKEKDVKFNKNFVITPHVGELSKVYKNVKNDVFSLEEYAKELNCTIVFKSSTTLITNGEKTYFNITGNSSLAKGGSGDLLSGVIGSYIAQGLTTMQACLIGSYIVYKTARDLSLEYTNYCLTPKIIADNLYKTIHQLNS
- a CDS encoding YggS family pyridoxal phosphate-dependent enzyme; translated protein: MNNFLIENYHTLINEIQEVAEKSGRDTNSIKLVAVSKNFPSEYIKTLYNEDHNDFGENRAQELREKYEELKNFDIVWHFIGRIQTNKIKYIVPIAEYIHSVWRMKEIEEIQKRAEEINKTQKVLLEINISGERSKAGLIPNQVDAFLQDAISFKNIKIIGLMTMAPYTDNANVIRNVFRSLRELRDNLNKKYPSIKELSMGMTNDYKIAIEEGATLLRIGTRIFGNRYL
- a CDS encoding thiamine diphosphokinase — encoded protein: MGGEQTIVYIISGAEQRSSLEFYKKMIQKATLTIACDAGIKIFKKLNLPPNYLIGDFDSASIQDLQWAKNNGTEILSYSKEKDEIDTELALIFLKETSHKNVVLSGVLGNRIDQEIASIFLLAEYIDLNPVILEEDVKIGIVDKRVEEEAQIGESWSILRIGEPVIGLTLKGFKYPLNKKDIFDFKSLGISNEAIENKIEISVEGGMVVYIRWINKKW
- a CDS encoding SIR2 family NAD-dependent protein deacylase; this translates as MSETAKKCAELIYNSNSIAVLSGAGMSTNAGIPDFRGPNGIYTQANIENPERIFDIDYFYTDPSLFYKFHKKFLEYITKAEPTFTHKFLVQLEKEGKLKGIVTQNIDSLHQKSGSKKVYEIHGGCWENHCIKCNKEYPQEEILEKINNEIVPKCDNCGGVIKPDIVFFGEPVKYLTESELLMRNSDLVLVLGSSLVVIPAAMLPSLTEGKIIVVTKGEASEMYLPQEKIALIVNEELDTFFTEVAREYSKLKEQ
- the yihA gene encoding ribosome biogenesis GTP-binding protein YihA/YsxC, coding for MKVYNAQLIKTVYDIEDLPPADKKEIAFAGRSNVGKSSFLNAVLGIKIAKVSSTPGKTRSINYYLVNNKYYFVDLPGYGFANVSKQEKERWNILMNEYFKNRFSLNAVSLLIDHRHMPQKLDYTMVEWLKDLGIPFFFILTKSDKLKKSEKAKLFGEIKNSFSSYGEYIYLPFSSKTKEGLKEVSKTIGDILGEDD
- the ruvB gene encoding Holliday junction branch migration DNA helicase RuvB, whose product is MIEKENTNQKRLLDPSFIGEDTGSKKLRPNYLNEFIGQENIKKKLKVAIEAAKIRKEAMDHVILAGPPGLGKTTLAYVISNELGANLQITSGPVIEKAGDLAAILTNLENGDVLFIDEIHRLNRTVEEILYSAMEDFQLDIVIGKGPSARSIRIDLQPFTLVGATTRLGLIAPPLRSRFGIILEVDFYSSKDLNLIIKRSADILNIKIKDDASLILAQRSRGTPRIANRLLRRARDYVQVSGKNLIETEDVNNTMKLLEMDEDGLDKMDRKILKTIIENYEGGPVGINALASSIGIEPDSISEVYEPFLLQSGFIIRTPRGRVATEKAYQKLNYTHKPSNQNISLWSELNE
- a CDS encoding metallophosphoesterase, encoding MWLILSDSHDNMDKLKKIPDLIQEYNIDTIFHCGDFVSPFTLPYLILDDIDFYGAFGNNDGEKLLLYEKSNKKIKNGPITIEKDGKKIFLMHEPYSLLAAENSGIYDYIFFGHTHEIVSRKTGNSVVLNPGEFSGWLTGKATYGIIDPNEAKVEIKEL
- a CDS encoding ATPase — translated: MSFERTVLIPGEVSYSNISQILNSSILLEIISELIEDAQETHNALYPFFRLFLVDKSKQNVHERYDLEQIRQLLLALSINSLDHLDESSYFSFPKLSSYRETLALFVEDIFNLWRSKHRFMKKSDPFSYNSRTRIHKQISLVKNNSDLKSLVLGLYRQILVNISARRVKVLRQLPGGAQAEFIVDQPKFQAETKIPNADFLYNLEYVWSVVLEPPVIFYTNSNKRRGIFKVVDRPILNKIHLDNPQDWLVFPIYVNNKLIFVAVYKEYFALATGLANLFEFADFESLEYRRPDGIYFFGMNKSFFENEDDYNGIIYKEDDGTYVGLVGDDPSIDYFGYMKKMILTIHNLIVIDEDRLPVHGALAEIKLRDGKSFNVMIMGDSGAGKSETLDALNRIRKQVSEVNIVIDDMGSLDILEDGTVVAYGTETGAFVRLDDLQPGYAYSAMDRSIFMNPNITNARVIVPYSNYEDIIKPTKIDYFFYANNYEKIDENKLPIEFFDDVDKALDVFSKGARMAKGTTAEKGLTYSYFANPFGAIQRRAKHEKIARRYMKTLINSNVKVGILRTQLGVEGYEEEGPLIAAQELLKFLKGGKNV